Within Topomyia yanbarensis strain Yona2022 chromosome 2, ASM3024719v1, whole genome shotgun sequence, the genomic segment GACTTAGTGGTACCTCGCCTAGTTTTGCACGTTCCTTCATCAAACTGTTGCTCAATTCCGCCGTATCCTCCCGGATATCCTTATGCAGCGTGATCCATTCTGGCGTGAAGCCATTGTCcagcataattttgttgattttagCTGTGGTAAAATCCACATAAGGATTCTGACTTTGGTGGTCAGGTAACGGTTTTCCGAAGCCGGATAAATTGCTGAAATCACCCCTGGACATCGCTTCCTGTATCAAATCTTCCACGACTCTATCAAAACCGTACTTAGTCTTGATTTCATGCTTCTTAAAATATTCCCCCTTTATCATGACAGACATTTCGGAAGCCTGTGCCTTAGACATGCGATGCTCCAGGACTCTTTCCTGGGCACGCTGAGCGCGGACGGTCTGATACTGTTTCTGCCGCTGTGCCGGTGTACCGATACCTATCCCATCAAAGCTTAAATACTGACGATGCTGCGGAGCTGTGTGGCGAATATCGAACACTTTCACCTTATCCTGCATATCCTCAACGATACCCCGGCGAGCTTTGGCAAATTTTTGCTGCAATATACGAAACGCCGCGTCAACTTCTTGAAACTTTTCTGCATTTGCCTCCGGGTGGCCACTGTCCGGGTGCACCTTCTTGACTAGCGTAATGTACGCCTGGCGTACCGTATTCTGGTCCGATTGTTCCGTCACACCAAGAATCATATAGCATTTCTAAAAAAAAGGATTATAAAAAGAAAGTGATTACAACCACAACACATTCAAGTACCTAATTCTAACGTACGTTATATAACTCTTCTCTGCTGGTGAATTTTGTCCGTAGAACAAACAAGAAAGGTGGTTTTAGCGGGAAAAAAGCTTGCCGGGAAAACATTGCAGTTGGTTTCGTAGTACAGTTAAATGATCACCAATTTTGAATTAACTCAATAGAGCATATATTATGGTTGCTTATAATTTCAACCTAACAAATATTTTGAAAGTCCCCCATTGCTGCACTAAACGTCTAGTTCAATAGTTGAAAATAAATCTCGCATAACTaacataaaatattaatttatatAGTTGGTTCCTCAAATAAACACAAACTGCAAACGGTACTCACTTTCTAATCAAAGAATAGCAACCAAAACAAAGACCAAAAACAGCTGATCGGTCCGTTATTCGTGTATAAACACGATGGCAGATGCATTCAAGGTCAAAGAATGCATTTTTGCACAGAGGAACATCAGATGTCAATTCCCGGGAATTACCACCTacacggaaacaaaaaaaactacctaaaattgagttcctttgactcactctcgtggtatcgtggaggaagttaaaattaggtaaaccgtgttgaaggtagtttccatttaaccacggcaaaaattacaactcattgataggtttttatgcttaatttttttttaattgcccaccacactcccccacaccaaagaactcatacaagagccccctggtagtggacgcaacttgtctcagcccatgaacaatggcaacaaaaaaaaacaaaacaaataaaacaaactgagctgagacagacatttattgatgtgcaattagtttaagataattaactaaggtggaatcccagtggaaatagatttcctgttaagggatccacattataaattaaattaaagttaaatactgctgacggatgtttacattaaattacaaaacaatatcattaattaaatatttcgttaagcctatgtttaaagtactgtttcaatctagccttgaagatggtacgattgtcgattctctgcatccctagtaacaattgtggttttatgatagttttgtagccactgataaaacttagattgcacttgtagcgtgctataaaacttcaattgttacttgggatgtcaagtggaagtgcattaaatttggtagggccaataaaaagaatgcgcttttggccaaggtttgtggctgctcgaatgcgttgcaagttactatttcgacgtgttgaacgagaatgtgttaaagttgtaaaatgtatattatgctgcgcgatggagttatgtagattgtcgtgtatgaataataatgtttatacgtcacataagtgggctatgggtaaaatattgTGGGCACTTTTAGAGTATAACAACAAAGTCGAATATAAAAGTGgtttattaaatataattttcagggATCTGTTTTGTAGTGTGTGTAGCTTTTTAAGGTGAGAGCTCGCTGCTAGCCCCCATACcgataccacagataacagacgtttaggctagaacaaaatttcttcaaaaacctgtgtaatatttcaaattgataaacgttggaaatcagtgtttcactattgccatctgcgcaactgtttgctacacatgtttgacagctgcactctaactgcattgtatcgatcactgcgacatctgcaaacgtttgccaaacgtgtttcaggcgtcttatttattcggaatttcagtaacgggtatttacacacgattcaaatcgaacctaaacgtctgttatctgtgccgATACTAAGTAGTTAAGTTGTGAATGAATGTATGCAAAATAGTAGTTCAACAGAGCTCGCTGGGGAACAAACGCTTTAACTCTCCACAAAATACCACAGGAGGATGCCACACGCTTTTCGACAAATTTTATATGGTGTGTCCAGGATAACGTAGGATCTAAGTGTATacccaaatatttgaaacagtcaaaatttaagttgaatttacctaattttgagtacaccccaaacaactcaaaagtaccttccgcCACGGAaggcctcgactgagtcgaatctctcctttttgtttttgacaacactaataaatgcgaaagcgacgcacaactcaaaagtaagttaaaagaacttattctgcaggttgttttgtTTTAAGAAAGGTGAGAACATTTGGCACTTTTGAGTATTAGTTTTATACTTGCCAATAAAGCATGGCAGCAAACAAAACCATCCGGACAAGCATCTAGATTCTTTGACGCACTATGAAAAGAGAGGAAAGGCCGAGCTTCATCTCGGCTCTTCCGATTCGAACACTAAGGGACACTTTTTATCTCGaggatacagtcgtgattcgctggtcagACAGCTCTTCAACTGgatcgctttttagttggacctccgctagttggaccagtgtccaactaaaaagcatctgaatacCAAAATCTCATGAATATCTatcaatcttttacactactaatgtcttctttggagagtttttgacatttgacaAAGTCGTTAGATGGacagaggctgtggcccaaccagtgaatcacgcGTTGTactgataaaaaatatttatgataaatgttaaagttttACCATAAATCGCGAATTGGAAGAGTTAAGCACCTGTCGTCGCGCAGTTCACGCGATGATAAATAATTTTACATTTCGCATGGATCCTTTTTTCgaacaattttctttttttacgagTGTGATCAGTTCTTAAATTTGAAATATATTAGGTAGAAAATTTATACTCGAGAATTAACATATCTATATTTTACATATTACAAACAGTGAAgccaatttttatcaaaattaacACTCATCACCAAATCAAACCTGATAGTAATCCATGGTTTCGATGAACGAACATGTCTACAGACGAAAACCTTCCATAGTAACCTATTTTCAAGTTTCAAACAAATCTGAATCGATGAAAAGCGTAACAAGGTTCGCTTGTTTGTATTTCTTCCATTCATTCATTCCGcgtgatcatttttcaatctgAGTATACTGCACTATCTTCGATTCTTATCTATTCAGTAGTGAGGCAAGAGCTCCATAATATTTTCCGTATTCAATCGAGTGATTGAGACAGTTTTGGCGCCCTAATGCTCAAGAAGGGCATTTTAAAGCTTtagttagggaccattcataaatgacgtagcattatatgggggaggggagagttttgtattttgtgatgatgtgtgacgacaggggggtagggggtcatgtcatgctacgtagcttagccgtttcatctaactcacattgtttttttattttttttttactttgacaAAGAGGGGGCTGGGTACCGTcgagctacgtaattaccaggagggacatttagaggtttgtgacgaaatgctacgatgggggaggggggtgtaaaaaatcacttaaaaatgctacgtcatttatggatggtcccttacgGGCCTTATGGCACTAGACCCTCGGTTAGAACTATCAatgccaaaatatttttatttttaagccCAAAAAAATGCAACGATTgctatttgattcattcatcaaGCATCGAAAGTTATCGATTGCGATGAGAAAACATTCATATTGGCCCGATCTATACTCAATGCTAAGTTGCCTCTGACAACACGTAGTACAGCATTTATTGACaaatgaaaagttttatttGGCGCGTTATGTATTTGAACTTgatcgcctactacaaatagGATGACCTGATAAGCAAGGACGATTGGTTCCGAGGGCGTGAcactcttttataaaaatatttcagctGGTTTTATACTTTTTATAATTCCCTATAATTATTTATGATTGGCTATAAAAGTTATAACTATATTCGATTCGTTGaaagttcgaaaaaaattcGAACTCCCGTTACCATAGTAGCTTTAGTTATCGCGAGTGAttataaacaatgaaaaaatggttttgCATCAACGAGAAATGGTAAGTACCCaaatattttgcataattctGGGTGGTTCTAGTCAGTacccggctccagtgacacaaccgatcctAATTAGGAtagattgtgtcactggagcggAGCGCTAACTAGCACCAGGAAGAATTACGGGCTCATTTTCTGGCTGGACTTACTGGGACTTACCTGCGGTGGTTCAGCTTTGTCAAATCACAGTCTTGGTTTCTACAAGTTTTTTACCTCAAAACAGGTCTGTCTTAACGCCGATAATGATTCAGCCATCCCAACCGTGTGGCAAACAACCACAATTCCAGCGTTTTTCAGCAACTGCTGTGAAATAGCAGCAAATTATGATGTTCCATCATCTGACCGAGAAGTGGCAAAAACTTTCAAATGCCACAGGGTTTGACTCACGATCCTTCAGTTCCCGCTCCGTAATTTCCGATGCCTCAAATAGATACTTATCATCCAGAATGTCCGCTTTAAGTTCTGCAACCTTATCATCTTTACATTTTTCCAAATATTTTCGCGTGATTCAATCCTCAAATTGGGGAACGACTTGATCATATGCTTCGAGCTTCTCCCCTAAATCGAACACAAGATCGCTTTGGAGTTGCAAGAAACATTTCGTCAAAGGTTTGTATCATaattcgttttgtttttttttatttgatgagtTACTTTTACAGGAAGGCCTACGAGCTTATATGATTTTGTTGATGTCCAAACCTCTGTTTGGATACAACTGAAAGTTTCCCAAATGTACTagagcaaaaagttgaaaatgtaGATAGTAGTAACCTCCTACGGTAGAGCCAATTACCGGATAGGAAGAACCTTTCATCCGTCTATGTCTAGAGAACAATGACCCGATGACAGCGCTGCATCCACTTCTATCACCTTCGAGTAATTGTTTAAAACGGTTTATTAAAGAAATTGCTGGCATGCAACTACCTTTCAACACTGAGTACAACAGTTTTGCATGTGAGCGATGTCTAACAAAACTAGAAGAGTTTCACACCTGCCGTAAACGTTAACAGATTAACTTCTTTGATTAGAACGTTTCGGGATTACGAAAGACACCAATCGTGTCTAATCCTATTGAACGACTAATGGAAGATTATTAAACTCGACTAATGGAGAACGTGAAATAAAGATTAAACATGAAACCACTGAAACAATATCAACGATAGCTGAACCCGATGAACAATTTGATCAGCTGAAGAATGAAACTTTTTCCATGGTACAACCTTCTGGTGTAGAATTGATTCGAATTGATACTGATGCTTAAGTGGTTTCTCCTATAGAGATACATTTGGTTGACATCACTGAAATTAAGAAGAAAAATAGATTGATCAAAAAGGTGCTAAAAAATTAGGAGAGAAATGGTGGAACTAAATCCCAAGAAGAGTCAAAGGGAGTTGTGGAGAGCACGATTTATGTATATTTATGAAATGTTCTTAAATACTTTTGCAATACATGAAACGATTCAATCACCTTTTTTCTCAGATCCGGGATTTTCTACGCTGTACATTTCGAGGAAAATGGGATCTTTTTCTACAAGGATGCGCTCTAGTATGTCGTGTGGAGCCATTTTACGTCCAAGTAAAACAAACTGCCTGGTTCCACCTTTATCATCGCCGAAACGTCTTCAATTGCTTCTACAGAACCATACTAAAAAAGAACACACAGTAGCGTTATATTGTGCATATATAAGAATATGGCATTTGAATCATTTAGTGATTCAGTTGAAATTGTATCTGGAAACAATACTCGTCCTTCCTTAGTAAACTCATTGTGGAATACTAAGTCGTATGCCATTGTCACGAAAATACTGCATAGTCCACCGATACAAGTGGATATCAGTTTCATAGGTTTCGTTGCGGGTATCAATTTTGACGGTTTGCTTGTTTTGTTTCGTCGTTTCAGCAGATCCAAGACCTCGTCCTATCTTGATTTGACGATTGATGAGATCTACCTGTTCCCTCGTTACTAAATATTAATGAACCGCCACTCCAACCAAGCTTCTGAAGCAACTTGAATCCCAAATtgctttcttcaattttcttctAAAAGTCATCAACTATCTTCATACCTCGGTGATCTACAGCTCCGTCAATTTCTATATGTTCGACGCTTTTGTTGTATAGATTGACGGATAGCTTTTTTCGCTGAAAGGGAAACAAACACTGGAAAATTAACAACACAACAAAATATCTTACAACCATTTTGTAACAATGTTTAACCATCTTTTTCAGGAATGAGACCTTGACACCTTTTCTAACCGGCTTATCCGCATCGCCTATCGCTTCAGCCAGTACAAGCGTTCCCACCTTTATTTTGCTCAAGATTCTTCCGTAGGCATTTCTCGACATGTGAAGCTGCATCTACGTTGTATTCAAACGGTTGAATTCCAATTTCGTCTGTTTATAGTCGTTGTTCATTAGCACAATATCATTGTAAACATCTTCCACGCTTAGCATCTATTGCACATGCTTAAACTTACTTGAGTATTCCGTTCTCAATTGAGCACCACTGCAAGAAACCCGATCTTCCGGTCCTTTCCGTTGTACTTTGGATGCAGCAGCATTCGAAGCCGAAACGAACGTTCGGTGAAGTTTATTTCTTCTGGAAGCTCGATAGTTATTGGCGATCACTCCGACAGCTTCCTTCGTCTCTGGGGAGTACCGGCAGTGTATCAATTCTACATTCACAAACACTTTGGGCATTGGGCAAACAGACCAGAGTTCGTCCTCCGGAATTCAGTGTTGATGTCGCTTCATGAAAATACGCCGAAGGTCCCAATGTTCATTCGGCTCGTAGCGCGTTCTGTAGCCGTCGATGTTCCAATCCAGATTGTCCTTCCGTTCGGCATTTCCTGGAACATGTTTACGGCATGTATGGTATGTAGCACAAGTGCAAGGGCTTCTGATATCATTGATGGATTGAGATTTTCGTTTCTCGATCGATTTCAATTCAACAAAGTCAACAATAGTAAATGACAACTCATAAATCCACCGCACACTGAGAATAAGTTCGAAAACAAGTTCGAAAAGTCTTGAGTTCATATATGGTTATAAAGTgtataaaattataatgttgtctataattctacaaaaatgttatatttgtaaaatattttataatttattggaaGTGTCACGCCCCTTGATTGGTTCAGTAGGCAATATTCGAAGTTGATATGCATCATTTTGGATCACcaatattttcatcaatcaCCATCACTGATTAAAACTACTACctacaaaaataatgtttactaaaatatacatttttaaatagttagaatcggtcgtgtcactggagccgcaatacgaactggaaccaaccagaattccagttcatttccggctgaactttactgggttagtgttgtcaaaaacaaaacgagagattcgactcagtcgaggtcttccgtgcagtaaggtattGTCTCTCCTGAGATAAACTAGCGTGTCGTCGATTTGTTGCTATATGTGACACAcatgagtgcgaacgaaacaaaaataaacgtcaaaccgttttttcgcttgcactaatTCGAAGTGCACATGCGCGTAGTTCGGCGCACAGCttggtggcgcatggctgaaatgtcacgatgtggat encodes:
- the LOC131681312 gene encoding dnaJ homolog subfamily C member 28 isoform X2, which encodes MILGVTEQSDQNTVRQAYITLVKKVHPDSGHPEANAEKFQEVDAAFRILQQKFAKARRGIVEDMQDKVKVFDIRHTAPQHRQYLSFDGIGIGTPAQRQKQYQTVRAQRAQERVLEHRMSKAQASEMSVMIKGEYFKKHEIKTKYGFDRVVEDLIQEAMSRGDFSNLSGFGKPLPDHQSQNPYVDFTTAKINKIMLDNGFTPEWITLHKDIREDTAELSNSLMKERAKLGEVPLSPQDEYRWTKVLEVHTTMVDRINKKIDKFNLIVPVLNKQMVRLDSLQLGRKILETGKHSGQIEKEDQLLSSVNKTQEDGKTYNIFSFIGSLLK
- the LOC131681312 gene encoding dnaJ homolog subfamily C member 28 isoform X1 — protein: MFSRQAFFPLKPPFLFVLRTKFTSREELYNKCYMILGVTEQSDQNTVRQAYITLVKKVHPDSGHPEANAEKFQEVDAAFRILQQKFAKARRGIVEDMQDKVKVFDIRHTAPQHRQYLSFDGIGIGTPAQRQKQYQTVRAQRAQERVLEHRMSKAQASEMSVMIKGEYFKKHEIKTKYGFDRVVEDLIQEAMSRGDFSNLSGFGKPLPDHQSQNPYVDFTTAKINKIMLDNGFTPEWITLHKDIREDTAELSNSLMKERAKLGEVPLSPQDEYRWTKVLEVHTTMVDRINKKIDKFNLIVPVLNKQMVRLDSLQLGRKILETGKHSGQIEKEDQLLSSVNKTQEDGKTYNIFSFIGSLLK